Proteins from one Aythya fuligula isolate bAytFul2 chromosome 23, bAytFul2.pri, whole genome shotgun sequence genomic window:
- the C23H1orf216 gene encoding UPF0500 protein C1orf216 homolog: protein MFAVCPPDAPSNNSPFPGVPTLGAAFPGAGRGCGPDPNCNFSGEGCDSNQNWSQHGLGSDGAGGGENTPNPSNNLLLLTRRQAGQGGLRDAPPSEEGERSPPEGAEVVGAVGGEPPGSPVEDNGYASSALSIDSPDSACGGSWDPPGAPPVTEPHPEPLFPVLAEAVQHLQDKERFKEREKEKHHVQLVMYRRLALLRWIHGLQQKVVEQQNRLQESFDTILDNRKELIRCMQQGAPCPGL from the coding sequence ATGTTTGCCGTCTGCCCGCCCGATGCCCCATCGAATAATTCCCCATTCCCGGGGGTCCCCACGCTGGGCGCAGCCTTCCCGGGTGCGGGGAGGGGCTGCGGCCCCGACCCCAACTGCAACTTCTCCGGGGAGGGGTGCGACAGCAACCAGAACTGGAGCCAGCATGGGCTGGGCAGcgacggggccggggggggcgaAAACACGCCAAATCCCTCCAATAATCTGCTGTTATTAACGCGGAGACAGGCGGGGCAGGGTGGGCTTAGGGACGCCCCCCCGAGTGAGGAGGGCGAGCGCAGCCCCCCCGAGGGAGCGGAGGTTGTGGGGGCGGTGGGTGGCGAGCCCCCGGGGTCCCCCGTGGAGGACAACGGCTACGCCAGCAGCGCCCTCAGCATCGACAGCCCCGACAGCGCCTGCGGTGGCTcctgggacccccccggggccccCCCCGTGACCGAACCCCATCCCGAACCCCTGTTCCCGGTGCTGGCGGAGGCGGTGCAGCACCTCCAGGACAAGGAGCGCTTCAAGGAGCGGGAGAAGGAGAAGCACCACGTGCAGCTGGTGATGTACCGGCGCCTGGCCCTGCTGCGCTGGATCCACGGCCTCCAGCAGAAGGTGGTGGAGCAGCAGAACCGGCTGCAGGAGAGCTTCGACACCATCCTGGACAACCGCAAGGAGCTGATCCGCTGCATGCAGCAGGGTGCCCCATGCCCCGGCCTCTga